Proteins encoded together in one Miscanthus floridulus cultivar M001 chromosome 16, ASM1932011v1, whole genome shotgun sequence window:
- the LOC136512702 gene encoding dehydrin DHN1-like, which produces MEYGQQGQHGHGTTGRVDQYGNPVGGVEHGTTGTGGMGYGTGTGTGGAGMGGGQFQPAREEHKTGGILHRSGSSSSSSSEDDGMGGRRKKGIKDKIKEKLPGGHKDNQHATATGGAYGQQQGHTGGTYGDKIKEKLPGGHKDNQHATATGGAYGQQQGHTGGTYGTEGTGEKKGIMDKIKEKLPGQH; this is translated from the exons ATGGAGTACGGTCAGCAGGGACAGCACGGCCACGGCACCACGGGCCGTGTGGACCAGTACGGCAACCCAGTCGGCGGCGTCGAGCACGGCACCACCGGAACCGGCGGCATGGGGTACGGTACAGGAACCGGAACCGGCGGCGCTGGCATGGGTGGTGGGCAGTTCCAGCCAGCGAGGGAGGAGCACAAGACTGGCGGCATCCTGCATCGCTCCggcagctccagctccagctcg TCTGAGGACGACGGCATGGgcggaaggaggaagaagggaatcAAGGACAAGATCAAGGAGAAGCTGCCCGGAGGCCACAAGGACAACCAGCACGCCACGGCGACCGGCGGCGCCTACGGGCAGCAGCAGGGACACACCGGCGGAACCTACGGTGACAAGATCAAGGAGAAGCTGCCCGGAGGCCACAAGGACAACCAGCATGCCACGGCGACCGGCGGCGCCTACGGGCAGCAGCAGGGACACACCGGCGGAACCTACGGTACCGAGGGCACCGGCGAGAAGAAAGGCATCATGGACAAGATCAAGGAGAAGCTGCCCGGACAGCACTAA